A section of the Pseudomonadota bacterium genome encodes:
- a CDS encoding YnbE family lipoprotein: MKTISAFLLLALAASACSPTVQLQAPDKPIEINLNVTIEQHVKVSIEKDVGKSIQQRKDIF; this comes from the coding sequence ATGAAAACCATTAGCGCATTCCTTCTGCTCGCACTTGCCGCGAGCGCTTGCTCACCCACCGTGCAGCTGCAAGCGCCCGACAAGCCAATCGAGATTAACCTCAACGTCACCATCGAGCAGCATGTCAAAGTGTCGATCGAAAAAGACGTCGGCAAATCCATCCAGCAACGCAAAGATATTTTCTAG